AGTTCTGAATCGTCGTATTCTTTGAATGTATGGTCTTTTAAAAGTGCTGTGGCGGCCTCTGGCTCCCCTCTAATTTGTCCCGGTCGAATCGGTAAGTAATGGTGAATCATATCCCTCGCCGGAATTCTCACCAGCTCGTCTTGCCTACACTCGCCGTCTTCTGGGTGTTCTTTGTAGACCCAATACGCTACCCGGTGCGGCCCCCGAAACTCGATACCGTTTCGAATCTTGTTACCGTTTTTCAGGTCTTCATGTTTTTCAATCGGTATGCAATCCGCTTCTAACACGTCTATTTGCATGGGAACGGCTAAGCCACTAGTGGTCTTGCGTCGTCTAAGTCGGATAAAGACTTCACCTGATAGACGACGGTTGCGCACCATCAAGGCTTGCAGTCCGGCAAAATTCAGAATACCGCCAGGGTCCATTTCATCGGCGCTCAGCTTCCAAAGTTTATTGGCTTCCTGCCTAAAGTGTTCATCGTTACACAGGCTACGTAGGGTAAAGCCGGTGCCGACCTCATTTGCCGTATTCTTGTTAATCGCCCCTCGCATCAGGTTACTGTTGCGATAGGCCGCGCGGGTACGGTTACGCAGAGTGTAGAGTGAGCTGCTGAGTGTGGCATTAGGCCCTAAGCTGGGACTGTGCCAACCAATCGAGCGAAAACTTTGTGTAGCCGATTCGTAAGGGGTTCTTAATTGGAAAGGTTGGCCAGAGGCGTCTACTATTTGGCTTGCTATCATACTTAGACACCCCGATCTATAATGGTCTGGACTCCCTTTAGGGGGTCCGCCCTTTTTTTGCCTCCCATTGCGTGAATAATCGTTTTGCGTGCTTTTAGTAATTCATTAATTGAGCGGTATTCTATTTCGCGCCCGTTAATTTTGACTTTTAATTCACCGCTAGCAATGGCGCTATTGATATTATGTAAATCGTTTGTGGTAAAACTCATAATTAATTTGGATTAAATACCAAGGGATTTTGATCCCAAGGCAAAGCAAACGGTAGGGGGTTTTCCCAGTTCATATTCTCTAATTTACGGCTGTAAATAATTGCCCAGTTATAAACCATTAAATCAAAGGCTTCGTTAGCGCCATTACCGGGCTTTTCCCAACGGCCAGCACTATCACGCACCTCATAAGTCAATTCGTCGTAAAACGACTCTGGTAGCCAGTCTGGGAAGTGTACAAAGCGAGGCCCCGGAAATTCCCGAAGCAAATCATTAATCACACCGTCTTTGATTTGGTGGGTATTCAACATATACAGCGGTATATCACCACGCATGTTGATTTTTTTACCCCGTTTAATCTTTTGTTTGCTGGGGCTGGGATACGTTAGCCGTATGAGTGTTGCATTGAATTGACTGGCTCCTTTTACCAACATAAAGCGCCGGTGTAGCTTTTGCTTTCTTAAATTGCGGTAATATTCATAGGCTTTAGTTGTTACACCTGCCTCGCCGCCACTGTCACACGCCACTTTGAGTATGGCCATGTGTCGGCCTGAATCATCCTCAAGCGGGTAGGTGCGTTTAAGTACTTTTTCAGTGATTAATTCCCAATCTTCAACATAAGAACCAGGTGCTACTTGTAGTCGCTTGCCATCATCATCTAAACGGTTAGATTTATTAATCGCAAATCGATCCAGCACAATATGCTCTAAATCCACACCCCAGCCGATGACTTGCACCTCAAACCCGGACCTTTTACCGGCTTGAATATCAATAGCAGCGGTTAAGAAGCGCACCCATTCAGGCACCACTTTTAGACCATAATTAGATGCCCGATCAGCTAAATCACCTGCCGTACAACTCATAGTACGCGGCGGGGTAAAGGGTTTACCCTGGTCGGTGTTAATGGTTGTCTTTAATGACTGTATTGAGCCGGTACGCTCATACTCTATCAGTGCAGCTTTGTATTTATAAACGAGTTCATTCCAGGTCTGGAATGTAGCGGTTGGCCCTTTTTGCCAAAATGACGCATAGCGGGTTATACGGGGTTCGCCGTGTACTTGGCCATTTTTATCAAGGTATTCACCTTGCCTTAACCAGCGCCCTTTTAAATTAAAGTGTAGTTTTTTCTTTTCCTCATGCTCTACACCACAATGCGGACAAGCTAAGGTAACTTTTTCACTGGCTTTTGAGGGGTCAGGTTCTTCCTTATCCCATACCAGCAAATCAAAGTCAGGCTCGAACCATTCTCGACAGTCGGTGCATTGCCAATAAAATAAACGCCGATCACCCAAATTATAGAGGTGCAAAATACCCTCAGTGGGTGGGGCTTCATGGTTATGCTCAAGCCTGAAATTCGGGTCGGTAATTTCAAAGCCAGGTGAGCTTTCCGCCAGTACCATACCAGAAGACATAAAGGTCTGAGTTCGTTTACCAGCTAGCATAAAGGGCGAGCCTTCCCCGCCCACATTCTGTGGCATACGGTCGTAGTCGGTTAATAGCACCCGTTTCCAATCGGATGAGGCGAACACGTTTTTAGATGGCCAACCAATTTTTAAATAGTTACCCGCCTTTAATATTTTATCGTGAACATTGTTGTCGTATGATCGAGGCGATAACGCAGCGGACGTTTCAGGGCAAGCGTGAATGGCTGGTGTCAGCCGCTTTTTACTAAATTCACTGGCTTTTTCCTGGCTAGTTTGCACGATCAGCATGTCAGCCGGATCATTAGCAATTGTATGCATTGCCCAGCCATCGACTAATGATACGGTCTTAGAGGTACGCGCCGGACCCACAAAGATAACCGCGCTATACGCCCGAAGCTGTAGGCAATCCATGGGTTCCCACATATACGGCACAATATCACCGTCCCACTTTCCAAAGGTACCGCCCTGGTTGACATATAAAATATCTCGGGCTGTTTTTGACAGGTTTTCGCGCTTGGGGGCTTGGATTAAATTGCTATTTTCTATGAATTGGTCAGACGTTGAGGCGTACATGTTCCTGCTAACTGCTGTTGTAAAGTCATGTGTAATTGATTACGGAACTGGTCACACTGATTTTCGAGTAAGTCCAATTGATCAGGGGTAAATAACCTGGTGCGCTCCATCTTGTCGGGTAATGACTCAAAAAAAGCAACCAGAGTTTTCATTAATTTAATCGACTCTTGCCGTACTTCTTTAGCTGGAATTAATTCGCTACAAGCTAATTCAAACTTAAGGCGTTCGTTCTCAGATTGATACCAGTCCTTGCGGTCTTTAGGCGGCAAGTCTTCTGGGCTGTAGCCTGGTTGAAGGTTGCGTATTTCTGATTCATAAAACAAATGTTCAACCTCAGCAATATCATAACGATTTGCATTACCTACCTTATCAGTAGGCTCTATACCTTCTTGCCGTATTCTTTTCATAACAGTATTTCTATGAATACCATAGAATTCTGCGATTTGAGTAATATTGAGTAAATTTTGTTCTTTCATTTATTTTTCTATTATTTATTTAAGCGCTGCTGTCCCCGAAAATTAGCCACAAACTGCGCGCCTCAGCTGCGTAGACGTCTCTCAGCGGCTCAGGGTCCCCGGAGCCCGATCCGATCACCAACAACTACTGTCGCTTAGAACGGCTATTAGATGCCTTCTCGAAATAAGCTATACTTGGTGGGGTCACAAGGGTGAGCTAAGGGAATAGCTATAATGGTTGACAATCTTGATTCAGATTTCAAGGCAACAATTTCAGGAAATAAGCTTACTATTCGTATAGGGAAAGCCTTTACTCTTGTGCATTTTCAGCATTTTAAAACTATTTACAATAAGCTTGAAAAAATTCAAACCTGTGAAATTGACTTCCAACTCACAGAGTATATTGATAGTAGCGCTTTAGGTGCTTTGTTACT
This Spartinivicinus poritis DNA region includes the following protein-coding sequences:
- a CDS encoding phage portal protein, giving the protein MIASQIVDASGQPFQLRTPYESATQSFRSIGWHSPSLGPNATLSSSLYTLRNRTRAAYRNSNLMRGAINKNTANEVGTGFTLRSLCNDEHFRQEANKLWKLSADEMDPGGILNFAGLQALMVRNRRLSGEVFIRLRRRKTTSGLAVPMQIDVLEADCIPIEKHEDLKNGNKIRNGIEFRGPHRVAYWVYKEHPEDGECRQDELVRIPARDMIHHYLPIRPGQIRGEPEAATALLKDHTFKEYDDSELVRKKERSAYTGFLYRESHDDEEYGLPGDYSDDEPTGEAVRIRTGYMLRGALNEKLELFDGDNTGQGYADFMRWQSLQLSSGLSIPYPLLTGDWSGLNDRLVRAMLNEYRREIEMCQDHLMAFQVCRQVWQWWMDTAILTGKLSAPKYSQDKAFYQALDVCPDAWKYLHPVQDVQARQQAISSNLSNIDSEASELGYDVDDNMRRNAKATKKFMEICKKEGVDPQLYQSCLLAC
- a CDS encoding phage head-tail joining protein, which encodes MSFTTNDLHNINSAIASGELKVKINGREIEYRSINELLKARKTIIHAMGGKKRADPLKGVQTIIDRGV
- a CDS encoding phage terminase large subunit family protein, encoding MYASTSDQFIENSNLIQAPKRENLSKTARDILYVNQGGTFGKWDGDIVPYMWEPMDCLQLRAYSAVIFVGPARTSKTVSLVDGWAMHTIANDPADMLIVQTSQEKASEFSKKRLTPAIHACPETSAALSPRSYDNNVHDKILKAGNYLKIGWPSKNVFASSDWKRVLLTDYDRMPQNVGGEGSPFMLAGKRTQTFMSSGMVLAESSPGFEITDPNFRLEHNHEAPPTEGILHLYNLGDRRLFYWQCTDCREWFEPDFDLLVWDKEEPDPSKASEKVTLACPHCGVEHEEKKKLHFNLKGRWLRQGEYLDKNGQVHGEPRITRYASFWQKGPTATFQTWNELVYKYKAALIEYERTGSIQSLKTTINTDQGKPFTPPRTMSCTAGDLADRASNYGLKVVPEWVRFLTAAIDIQAGKRSGFEVQVIGWGVDLEHIVLDRFAINKSNRLDDDGKRLQVAPGSYVEDWELITEKVLKRTYPLEDDSGRHMAILKVACDSGGEAGVTTKAYEYYRNLRKQKLHRRFMLVKGASQFNATLIRLTYPSPSKQKIKRGKKINMRGDIPLYMLNTHQIKDGVINDLLREFPGPRFVHFPDWLPESFYDELTYEVRDSAGRWEKPGNGANEAFDLMVYNWAIIYSRKLENMNWENPLPFALPWDQNPLVFNPN
- a CDS encoding DUF1441 family protein; this translates as MKEQNLLNITQIAEFYGIHRNTVMKRIRQEGIEPTDKVGNANRYDIAEVEHLFYESEIRNLQPGYSPEDLPPKDRKDWYQSENERLKFELACSELIPAKEVRQESIKLMKTLVAFFESLPDKMERTRLFTPDQLDLLENQCDQFRNQLHMTLQQQLAGTCTPQRLTNS
- a CDS encoding STAS domain-containing protein, with product MVDNLDSDFKATISGNKLTIRIGKAFTLVHFQHFKTIYNKLEKIQTCEIDFQLTEYIDSSALGALLLMKQHFNLNKENFHLINCRKFISRILYITNFHQVFSVQS